The Leptospira sp. WS60.C2 genome includes the window AAGTCCTTCTACCTTTCCAATTGCCAGAAGAATTGATCTTTGTAATTCCGTATTAGGTTCATATACTCCGATTGGCTCTGGTTTGACAGGCGGTACATAAGCAACAGGAGAGAAAGTTCGACAAGAAACGAACCCAAGAACTAATAAAATATAAAAGAATATACGTTTCATTTCGAAGCCATCTCCTTTTCAATAAGGGCATCTTTGATTACCCATCTTTCATCAACCCAACGTTTCATTTTTTTGGACATAGGCGCAAATTGTTCGTTCTCTTCGATAGGGACTTCATCCCTAGGAATCACATCCACAAACACTTTCAACTTTCGAATTTTACCACGCATCAAATCAAGGAAACTAGGATTCTCAGTAGGATAAACAATCGTTAAATCAATAAAAGCATCAAGCGAATTTCTAAGCGAAGTGGAAACAACAGAGATCCCTCCACTGTGAGGACGTAGTAGGTGTTTATAAGGGTTTTTCTTTAACAGTTTTTTCATTCGCTCAGGTGTGCGCCTAGTGCCTTCCAAAAAATTTAGAATGGAAAAGGGCATACCGTTAAATTTTTCACAGACTTTTTTCACGTTTTCCAAATCTTTCGATGCAAGCTCAGGATTTTTTTTCAACTGTTCCCGACTGCTACGTTTCACAAAAGGAAAATCTAGAGCAAGCCAGGCATGACCTAAAACAGGAACATATTTTAATGAATCTTTGATGAAAAATCGGATCAGAGGAATTTTTCTATTTAATACAGACTGTATAATGTAAATGTCAGACCATGATTGATGATTACAAATAATCATATAACTTCCATTTGATTTGAGGTCTTGAAAATTCTCACCGATGACTTCAAATTGGACTCCGTATAAAAATCTAGAGATACGATAGTTATTCTCGATCCAAGCTTCTCCTACTTTTACAAGCAAACGATCTCCAAACCTTCGCAAAGATCCAGTTGTCAATAGTTTCCAAATATAAAGTGGATACATAGTTGGAATGATCCAAACTAAGTTTAAAAGAAACAATATGTATGCGATGATTAAACCCAAATTAAACTCCTAATTCATACGAAGTGCCAA containing:
- a CDS encoding acyltransferase, whose amino-acid sequence is MGLIIAYILFLLNLVWIIPTMYPLYIWKLLTTGSLRRFGDRLLVKVGEAWIENNYRISRFLYGVQFEVIGENFQDLKSNGSYMIICNHQSWSDIYIIQSVLNRKIPLIRFFIKDSLKYVPVLGHAWLALDFPFVKRSSREQLKKNPELASKDLENVKKVCEKFNGMPFSILNFLEGTRRTPERMKKLLKKNPYKHLLRPHSGGISVVSTSLRNSLDAFIDLTIVYPTENPSFLDLMRGKIRKLKVFVDVIPRDEVPIEENEQFAPMSKKMKRWVDERWVIKDALIEKEMASK